Proteins encoded by one window of Maliibacterium massiliense:
- a CDS encoding extracellular solute-binding protein, which yields MKKTTRILVLALALCMLLLTGCKKEASSAGASVQLDPKDPVSIEVWHYYNGPQKNAFDKLVAQFNETVGMEQGIIVEGYSQGNVSELIEKVLNAANKRVGAGDIPDIFAAYADTAYQVDKLGLVAELDPYLSQEELDSYVAGYLEEGRFDQGGTLKIFPVAKSSELLMLNRTDWDKFAQATGAKLEDLATFEGVTKTAEAYYTWTDGLTEAPEDGKAFFGRDAMANYFILGCKQLGVDIFNVKQDGVSFELDEQILRRLWDNFYVPYINGYFTAKGHFRSDDAKTGDLIALVGSTSGAAYFPDKVSISDTESYPIETTVLPAPIFADGEKVAVQQGAGMVVSKSDTKTEYAATVFLKWFTQPERNIEFTVGSGYLPVTRAANDMDVISQALAGQGETNISGNLREALPVAIEMVDSHQMYTSRAFDGGTAARDVLENSMLDLAKADREKVEQDIAAGMTRAQAVSAFDTDEHFQQWLAGLKTDLEATAQ from the coding sequence ATGAAAAAGACAACGCGTATCCTTGTATTGGCGCTTGCGCTGTGCATGCTGCTTTTGACGGGCTGCAAAAAGGAGGCGTCCAGCGCGGGCGCATCGGTGCAGCTGGATCCCAAGGACCCCGTGTCCATCGAGGTGTGGCACTACTACAACGGGCCGCAGAAAAACGCGTTCGATAAGCTTGTGGCCCAGTTCAACGAGACGGTGGGCATGGAGCAGGGCATCATCGTGGAGGGATATTCGCAGGGCAATGTCTCGGAGCTGATTGAAAAGGTGCTCAATGCCGCCAACAAGCGCGTGGGCGCGGGGGACATCCCCGATATCTTTGCCGCGTACGCGGATACCGCCTACCAGGTAGACAAGCTGGGCCTGGTGGCGGAACTGGACCCTTACCTGAGCCAGGAAGAGCTGGATAGCTACGTTGCGGGCTACCTGGAGGAGGGGCGCTTTGACCAAGGCGGCACGCTGAAGATCTTCCCGGTGGCAAAGTCCAGCGAGCTGTTGATGCTCAACCGCACGGACTGGGACAAATTTGCCCAGGCCACGGGCGCCAAGCTGGAGGATCTGGCCACCTTTGAGGGCGTGACCAAAACGGCCGAGGCGTACTATACATGGACGGATGGCCTGACGGAGGCGCCCGAGGACGGCAAGGCATTCTTCGGCCGCGACGCGATGGCCAACTACTTCATTTTAGGCTGCAAGCAGCTGGGCGTGGATATCTTCAACGTCAAGCAGGACGGGGTCTCCTTTGAACTGGATGAACAGATCCTGCGCCGACTGTGGGATAACTTCTACGTACCCTATATCAACGGCTACTTTACCGCCAAGGGGCATTTCCGTTCTGACGACGCGAAGACGGGAGACTTGATCGCGCTGGTGGGCTCCACATCGGGCGCCGCCTACTTCCCCGACAAGGTGTCCATCAGCGATACAGAGAGCTACCCCATCGAAACCACCGTGCTGCCTGCGCCTATCTTTGCGGATGGCGAAAAGGTGGCGGTGCAGCAGGGCGCGGGCATGGTGGTCAGCAAGTCCGACACCAAAACGGAGTACGCGGCCACGGTCTTTCTCAAATGGTTCACCCAGCCCGAGCGCAACATCGAGTTTACCGTGGGATCGGGCTATCTGCCCGTGACGCGCGCTGCCAACGATATGGACGTCATCTCCCAGGCGCTGGCGGGGCAGGGCGAAACCAATATCTCGGGCAACCTGAGGGAAGCGCTGCCCGTGGCCATCGAGATGGTGGACTCCCACCAGATGTACACCAGCCGCGCCTTTGACGGCGGCACCGCAGCGCGCGACGTGCTGGAGAACAGCATGCTCGATCTGGCCAAGGCGGACCGCGAGAAGGTGGAGCAGGATATCGCCGCGGGCATGACGCGCGCGCAGGCTGTATCCGCGTTTGATACGGACGAACACTTCCAGCAGTGGCTTGCCGGTCTCAAAACGGACCTGGAGGCAACAGCGCAGTGA
- a CDS encoding DUF6320 domain-containing protein, which produces MKYCEKCNVHVSGGRVLCPLCQTPLKDDGGPVCEAFPAVRTIYRQYHLFFRILIFASILASVAAVLVNLLLPQSGAWSLFVVGGLLCVWLSLAVGVRKRRNIPKNMLYQVVVIGLLAVAWDGMTGWRGWSLDYVVPGLCVCAMATLAILAPIMHWHVQDLILYLLLLALFCVAPLVFWLAGLLRVLYPTLICMACSVVSLAALVTFAGGSVFQELKRRLHL; this is translated from the coding sequence ATGAAATACTGCGAAAAGTGCAACGTCCACGTATCGGGCGGCCGCGTGCTCTGCCCGCTGTGCCAGACTCCCCTCAAAGACGACGGCGGCCCGGTGTGCGAGGCGTTCCCCGCTGTCAGGACCATTTACCGGCAGTACCATCTGTTTTTCCGCATCCTAATCTTTGCTTCCATTTTGGCCTCCGTGGCCGCGGTGCTGGTCAACCTGCTGCTGCCCCAAAGCGGCGCGTGGTCCCTGTTTGTGGTGGGGGGCCTGCTGTGCGTGTGGCTCAGCTTGGCGGTGGGGGTGCGCAAGCGGCGCAATATTCCCAAAAACATGCTCTATCAGGTGGTGGTGATCGGCCTTCTGGCGGTGGCGTGGGATGGGATGACCGGCTGGCGGGGCTGGTCGCTGGATTATGTGGTGCCCGGCCTGTGCGTCTGCGCCATGGCGACGCTGGCGATTCTGGCGCCCATCATGCACTGGCACGTACAGGATTTGATTCTCTACCTGCTACTGCTGGCGCTGTTCTGCGTCGCGCCGCTGGTCTTCTGGCTGGCGGGGCTGCTGCGCGTGCTCTACCCGACGCTGATCTGCATGGCGTGCAGCGTGGTTTCACTGGCGGCGCTGGTCACCTTTGCGGGGGGCAGCGTCTTTCAGGAATTAAAGCGAAGGCTCCACCTGTAA
- a CDS encoding TetR/AcrR family transcriptional regulator, whose translation MEKRDTKTAILQAALDLFCVRGYAGVSVRDIARSVGIKESSLYKHYAGKRAIFDALVAESNRRYEAASAALKAPMGTPEEASRVYAHISEDALVALAQALLNYFLCDPFAVKCRRMLTMEQYQHAPSAQALRRMYLDDPLAYQGALFAHLIACGAFAPGDAPTMALQFYAPIYLLLQRYDAPDARALEQAMRDLEAHVRAFARQHAARA comes from the coding sequence ATGGAGAAACGCGACACAAAAACAGCCATCCTCCAGGCCGCGCTGGATTTGTTCTGCGTGCGCGGCTATGCGGGCGTTTCTGTACGCGACATTGCGCGCAGCGTCGGCATCAAGGAAAGCTCGCTCTACAAGCACTACGCGGGCAAACGGGCCATCTTCGATGCGCTGGTTGCGGAATCGAACCGCCGCTATGAGGCGGCCTCCGCCGCCCTCAAGGCGCCCATGGGCACGCCAGAGGAGGCATCGCGCGTCTACGCCCACATCAGCGAGGACGCGCTGGTAGCCCTTGCCCAGGCGCTGCTGAACTATTTTCTCTGCGATCCCTTCGCCGTCAAGTGCCGCCGGATGCTCACCATGGAGCAGTACCAGCACGCACCCTCGGCCCAGGCGCTGCGGCGCATGTATTTGGACGACCCGCTCGCCTACCAGGGCGCGCTCTTTGCGCATTTGATCGCCTGCGGCGCGTTTGCCCCGGGCGACGCGCCCACCATGGCGCTGCAGTTTTACGCCCCCATTTACCTGCTGCTGCAGCGTTATGACGCGCCGGACGCGCGCGCGCTGGAGCAGGCCATGCGCGATCTAGAGGCGCATGTGCGCGCCTTCGCCCGCCAGCACGCCGCCCGCGCGTGA
- a CDS encoding iron dependent repressor, metal binding and dimerization domain protein produces the protein MDEGEFRTIKGYNRKNNPTLTDAMEDYLEMICRDARKYGYARINHLAAALHVKPSSCSKMVSHLRALELVDSERYGVICPTQRGWEIGGYLLHRHDILHAFLCLLNQTQNETEQTEQLEHFVTERTLRNLERLIPLLERYWTGVE, from the coding sequence TTGGACGAGGGTGAATTTCGCACCATCAAGGGTTACAACCGCAAGAACAACCCCACGCTGACCGATGCGATGGAGGATTATCTGGAGATGATCTGCCGCGACGCGCGCAAGTACGGCTATGCGCGCATCAACCACCTGGCCGCGGCCCTGCACGTAAAGCCCTCCTCCTGCTCCAAGATGGTGAGTCACCTGCGCGCGCTGGAGCTGGTGGATTCGGAGCGCTACGGGGTGATCTGTCCCACGCAAAGGGGCTGGGAAATCGGCGGCTACCTGCTGCACCGGCACGATATCCTGCACGCCTTTTTGTGCCTGCTCAACCAGACGCAGAACGAGACCGAGCAGACCGAGCAGCTGGAGCACTTCGTCACCGAGCGCACGCTGCGCAACCTGGAGCGGCTGATCCCGCTGCTGGAGCGCTACTGGACGGGCGTGGAATAG
- a CDS encoding FeoA family protein → MNKQTFTLDHTPEGALVCVKGLLATGSMRRRLQDIGLVEGTRVECLQKSPSGDPVAYLIRGAVIALRSEDSAGVLVEAH, encoded by the coding sequence ATGAATAAACAGACCTTTACATTGGATCATACGCCCGAAGGCGCGCTCGTCTGTGTCAAGGGCCTGCTCGCCACCGGCAGCATGCGCCGGCGGCTGCAGGATATCGGCCTGGTGGAGGGAACGCGGGTGGAATGCCTGCAGAAGAGTCCCTCCGGCGATCCGGTGGCCTACCTGATCCGCGGCGCCGTCATCGCGCTGCGCTCGGAGGATTCCGCCGGCGTGCTGGTCGAGGCGCACTGA
- a CDS encoding EAL domain-containing protein, with translation MKKRRINQKSIMRTLLVPLLVVTILQASLFVVSIMYGGVLDQLNHSAFDILNERVINRRNDLQNEMVQRWSNVGEAVESVNGRVADLLAERGATHADITPNSPLATDILGDIANDVVYLLRRNSVTGAFVILNGRQALPEDGSALERSGIYLRDLDPASNPRDTSDLLIERAPSVVTQQLGISTDTWWEPQFHLTADTALPEYRMLHSPLQAAADHPGVSYADLGYWSMPFVLSGEAGESNEVLTYSVPLLAQDGTAYGVLGVEVSTSYLQKLLPAAELEPEKHASYLLAVTDDAGAILHNVVSSGPLYIQAFGEKACVSRQPQEVYNHSFVLEKAQQMEGQLYGNVQALQLYNSNTPFEGERWVLVGIMSERSLLGFSSNLRTTLWIAVSAALLLGIMGVLVVSRWMTRPIVALARKVRASDPSAPVMLEATHISEIDALSRAIESLSSNVASAASRLSTIIEMSGTAIGAFEYDKTTDKVFCTARLYELLRFPEAAAKEDSIEMFRARMQTLRQYCQDDHPGATQHIYRLPLGGGQERWVRLKLVEEETRTLGVCSDITQEMLEKRKIEYERDYDLLTNLYNRRAFQRKLSELLAAPQKVGVGALIMLDLDNLKYINDTYGHDYGDAYIRCAADVLKAFDGESAIVSRMSGDEFLLFFHGFESQARVRVHITQVRDAMRAAALPLPGGQQFKVRASAGVAWYPQDAATFEQLLRYADFAMYKVKNTTKGEFTEFDIGTYNQESYLLHSKEELNRLLDELLVNYHFQPIVSASTGEVFAYEALMRSKLHGLKSPNEILTLARSQSKLYQIEYLTWFKAMEAFSLQDTGGRDVRLFINSVANQILTPEDIAKLEGLYLEDLRRVVVELTEGDKLSGSMTDKKRACIRRWHAKLALDDFGTGYNGDLALLDTSPDFVKIDMSIVRHVDVDENRRKLMANLISYAQERGIKVIAEGVETYAEMETLVLSGVDYLQGYYVGMPVEWLQDVSPARKKEIIALHTRRMTP, from the coding sequence TTGAAAAAGCGACGCATCAACCAGAAATCCATCATGCGGACACTACTTGTGCCCCTGCTTGTGGTTACCATTTTGCAGGCCAGCCTCTTTGTGGTGTCCATTATGTATGGCGGCGTGCTTGATCAGCTGAACCATAGCGCCTTTGATATCCTCAACGAGCGCGTGATCAACCGGCGCAACGATCTGCAAAACGAGATGGTGCAGCGCTGGTCCAACGTGGGCGAGGCGGTGGAGAGCGTCAACGGCCGCGTGGCGGACCTGCTGGCCGAGCGCGGGGCAACGCATGCGGATATCACGCCCAATTCGCCCCTTGCCACCGATATCCTGGGCGATATTGCAAACGACGTGGTGTACCTGCTGCGCAGAAACTCCGTCACCGGCGCCTTTGTCATCCTCAACGGGCGCCAGGCCCTGCCTGAGGACGGCTCCGCGCTGGAGCGCAGCGGCATCTACCTGCGCGACCTGGATCCCGCCTCCAACCCGCGCGATACGTCCGATCTACTCATTGAGCGGGCGCCGTCTGTGGTGACGCAGCAGCTGGGCATCTCCACCGATACCTGGTGGGAGCCGCAGTTCCATCTGACGGCCGATACCGCTTTGCCTGAGTACCGCATGCTGCACAGCCCCCTGCAGGCGGCGGCGGACCACCCAGGCGTCTCCTACGCCGATCTGGGGTACTGGTCCATGCCCTTTGTGCTCAGCGGCGAGGCGGGGGAAAGCAACGAGGTGCTCACCTATTCGGTGCCGCTGCTTGCCCAAGACGGTACGGCCTACGGCGTGCTGGGGGTGGAGGTATCCACCAGCTACCTGCAAAAGCTGCTTCCCGCCGCCGAGCTGGAGCCGGAAAAGCATGCCAGCTACCTGTTGGCGGTGACGGACGATGCGGGCGCCATCCTGCATAACGTGGTGTCCAGCGGTCCGCTCTACATCCAGGCCTTTGGGGAAAAAGCGTGCGTCTCGCGCCAGCCCCAAGAGGTCTACAACCACAGTTTTGTGCTGGAGAAGGCCCAGCAGATGGAGGGCCAGCTCTACGGCAACGTGCAGGCGCTGCAGCTCTACAACAGCAATACCCCCTTTGAGGGCGAGCGCTGGGTATTGGTGGGCATAATGAGCGAGCGCAGCCTGCTGGGTTTCTCCAGCAACCTGCGCACCACGCTGTGGATCGCCGTGTCGGCGGCGCTGCTGCTGGGCATCATGGGCGTGCTTGTGGTCAGCCGCTGGATGACGCGGCCCATCGTGGCGCTTGCGCGCAAGGTGCGCGCAAGCGATCCTAGCGCGCCCGTGATGCTGGAGGCCACCCACATTTCGGAGATTGACGCGCTTTCGCGCGCCATTGAGAGCCTGTCAAGCAACGTGGCCAGCGCCGCGTCGCGCCTCTCGACCATCATCGAGATGTCGGGCACTGCCATCGGCGCCTTTGAATACGACAAAACCACGGATAAGGTGTTCTGTACGGCGCGTCTCTACGAGCTGCTGCGCTTTCCGGAGGCGGCGGCCAAGGAGGATTCCATAGAGATGTTCCGCGCGCGCATGCAGACGCTGCGGCAGTACTGCCAAGACGACCACCCTGGCGCGACGCAGCATATCTACCGCCTGCCGCTGGGCGGCGGCCAAGAGCGCTGGGTGCGGCTGAAGCTGGTGGAGGAGGAGACGCGCACGCTGGGTGTGTGCTCGGATATCACCCAGGAGATGCTGGAGAAGCGTAAGATCGAGTACGAGCGCGACTACGATCTGCTGACCAACCTCTACAACCGGCGCGCCTTCCAGCGCAAGCTGTCAGAACTGCTGGCCGCGCCCCAGAAGGTGGGCGTGGGCGCGCTGATCATGTTGGATTTGGATAATCTCAAATACATCAACGATACCTACGGCCACGATTACGGCGACGCCTACATCCGCTGCGCGGCGGACGTGCTCAAGGCGTTTGACGGGGAGAGCGCCATCGTTTCGCGCATGTCGGGCGATGAGTTCCTGCTCTTCTTCCACGGCTTTGAAAGCCAGGCGCGGGTGCGCGTGCACATCACCCAGGTGCGCGACGCGATGCGCGCCGCGGCCCTGCCGCTGCCGGGGGGCCAGCAGTTTAAGGTGCGCGCCTCGGCGGGCGTGGCGTGGTACCCGCAGGACGCCGCCACCTTTGAGCAGCTGCTGCGCTATGCGGATTTTGCCATGTACAAGGTAAAGAACACCACCAAGGGCGAGTTTACCGAGTTTGACATCGGCACCTACAACCAGGAATCGTATCTGCTGCACAGCAAGGAGGAGCTCAACCGCCTGCTGGACGAACTGTTGGTCAACTACCACTTCCAGCCCATCGTATCGGCCAGCACGGGCGAGGTGTTTGCCTACGAGGCGCTGATGCGCTCCAAGCTGCACGGCCTCAAATCGCCCAACGAAATCCTCACGCTGGCGCGCTCGCAGTCCAAGCTCTACCAGATCGAGTACCTCACCTGGTTCAAGGCCATGGAGGCCTTCTCGCTGCAGGATACGGGCGGGCGTGATGTGCGCTTGTTCATCAATTCGGTCGCCAATCAGATACTTACGCCCGAGGATATCGCCAAGCTGGAGGGGCTCTACCTGGAGGACCTGCGGCGCGTGGTGGTGGAGCTGACCGAGGGGGATAAGCTCTCGGGCAGCATGACGGACAAAAAACGGGCGTGCATCAGGCGCTGGCACGCCAAGCTGGCGCTGGACGACTTTGGCACAGGATACAACGGCGATCTGGCGCTGCTGGACACCTCGCCGGATTTTGTCAAGATCGATATGTCCATCGTGCGGCACGTGGACGTGGATGAGAACCGCAGAAAGCTCATGGCCAATCTCATCTCCTACGCACAGGAGCGGGGCATCAAGGTGATCGCCGAGGGCGTGGAGACCTACGCCGAGATGGAGACGCTGGTTCTTTCGGGCGTGGACTATCTGCAGGGCTACTATGTGGGCATGCCGGTGGAGTGGCTGCAGGATGTCAGCCCCGCGCGCAAAAAGGAGATCATCGCGCTGCACACGCGCCGTATGACGCCGTGA